One window of the Etheostoma spectabile isolate EspeVRDwgs_2016 chromosome 16, UIUC_Espe_1.0, whole genome shotgun sequence genome contains the following:
- the cdc37l1 gene encoding hsp90 co-chaperone Cdc37-like 1, producing the protein MEWQGNGSSTYHDEESSSYPASAANGFSGVHKQQSPSSHLCDCAVASLCQSQQRCLKASIVSSWRLAEAQDQLCSLGVHSSESLEQERARTLACPTELTHTEEEWRRKESILGCQEPSRSPMLRTVGSWDVFDKSIINVHNQPVEMDQDKCKTFIQKYDQELRYFGMLRRWDDSQRFLADIPQLICQETANYLILWCMRLQQEGKEALMEQVAHQAVVMQFILEMASNSQQDPRGCFRQFFHKAKEGQDVYLEVFYTELEAFKDRVKENVFKSRGDTPNCVDQQKTSTNCILDPKEALDSLPPVAEYPMNRRLETGLWTSTVRWTKNDATETDDIRMMETS; encoded by the exons ATGGAGTGGCAGGGTAACGGGTCTTCAACTTACCACGATGAAGAGTCGAGCAGTTACCCAGCTTCAGCAGCCAATGGCTTTAGTGGTGTTCACAAGCAG CAGTCACCGTCATCGCACCTTTGTGATTGTGCCGTGGCGTCACTGTGCCAGAGCCAGCAGCGCTGTTTAAAGGCCTCTATCGTCTCCAGCTGGAGACTGGCTGAGGCCCAGGATCAGCTATGCTCTCTAGGCGTCCACAGCTCTGAGTCCCTGGAACAGGAGCGTGCTCGGACTCTGGCCTGCCCCACTGAACTCACGCACACTGAGGAGGAATGGCGCCGCAAGGAGAGCATTCTGGGATGTCAGGAACCCAGCCGCAGCCCAATGCTCAGAACTGTTGGGAGTTGGGACGTTTTTGATAAG AGTATCATCAATGTCCATAACCAACCTGTAGAAATGGATCAGGACAAGTGCAAGACGTTTATCCAAAAGTACGACCAAGAGCTCAGGTATTTTG GTATGTTGCGGAGATGGGACGACAGTCAGCGGTTCCTCGCAGACATTCCTCAGCTCATCTGTCAGGAAACGGCCAACTACTTAATTCTTTGGTGCATGAGACTACAGCAAGAAGGG AAAGAAGCACTGATGGAGCAGGTGGCTCACCAAGCTGTAGTGATGCAGTTCATCCTGGAGATGGCATCGAACTCTCAGCAGGATCCTCGAGGCTGCTTTAGACAGTTCTTCCACAAAGCCAAA GAGGGACAAGATGTCTACTTAGAAGTCTTCTACACAGAGCTTGAGGCCTTTAAAGACAGagtgaaagaaaatgtattcaagTCTAGAGGTGATACACCCAACTGCGTTGATCAACAGAAAACTAGCACAAACTGCATACTTGATCCCAAAGAAGCCCTAGACTCTTTACCTCCA GTGGCAGAGTATCCTATGAACCGTCGTTTGGAGACTGGACTGTGGACAAGCACAGTGAGGTGGACAAAGAACGACGCCACAGAAACAGACGATATACGCATGATGGAGACTTCCTAG